The following is a genomic window from Xenopus laevis strain J_2021 chromosome 2L, Xenopus_laevis_v10.1, whole genome shotgun sequence.
CCCACTTTCCACCTTACAGGAAACCAGCGCCGACCCATTTGTTAGACACGAAACCTCCAGAACTGGATCTGATACAGGAACTAATGGGAGAGAAAAAATTAAGCATTAATGGAGTATCTACAGGGGAGTATCCACATATAAAAACTGTCAGTCCCACCCACTGTTTGACTCCCAGCTccgcctcctgtaagctgccataagTGTTTTCaaccccacccactgcttgagtcacagactcctggCTAATATATAACATTACAGTTCCCTGCTTCCATAGAGACACAGCTGTTACAATGTATTATTTgagtaaataaatgtgtttatacagtataacccaAACACAGACTCACCGGAGCAGCTGACAAAGGGCAGACTCACTCTCCTGGTGCTCTCACTCACATCATTCCTCGCCGTACAGCTGACACTCACAGAGAAGGGCAGAGAGAATATCAGGTGATCCTCATTCACTGTCAAATGCCCAATATTCCCCTCATAGATGGTCCAGGAATAGACGGGATCGGTCCCACTCGGTGCCCTGCAGGTCAGCACTGCCCTCTCCTCCGACTCACACGAGAGTTCAAGTACCGGGTCGGAGACAGGAACTAACAGGGAGACACCAAAGAGACTGTAAGAAAAACAGGACTGGGGGAAATGTATAACAGGACAGGAGGCACTGAAGCATCACCCAGATATGGCAAAGCTCTTATTATCTCGAGTTATTTTGTACAGGCTGGTACCTCCGGACTTGGGTGAATTTCTTGGGGAAATGAGTCTCTTGCCCAAAACATTGGTCTCCCAGGCTCTTCCTCCCCTGCTGTCGTTTCTAATGGGGGAacttgttcttttttcttttctatgtggccccccactatctgtctatagtgacctctaatgtacttgtaaagtataatcaagTCCCCCCTCAAGCTTCAACCTTGTCAGTCTTCCCTTATAGTTTCTTGTTCAGTTTCTTTTTTAGCTGTCTCTTGTATGTCTcggcactctctccagctcactaACATCCCACTAAAACACTGGAGCCAAAAACTGCCCTCTTTAAACTTCTTATGGGGGTTCAGTTCTTCTGTACAGGAACCAGCTTCATGTGATCCATCTGCATGGTGCCATTTGTTTGAAGTCCCTAAAATGTACAGCTGCAAATACTGGGGGTCTGTAAGGAGGAGACAGGAGGTGCCGGCTGGACTTTGTGGCACCCAGTGGGTGCTGTCTAGTCTCTGTATAAGGGTGGGCCCTACCATGTGATGAGCACTCTATGTCATATGTCTAATTCCAGCCTCCAGACAAGGTGTTTGTGTtttacactttattcaaaatgtattgcaATTAACAACGTTTGAAGGTTCCCTGTCCCCCTGGGACCAAAGGCCCAATTGCACAattattggaggtaaaactgCACGGGTTATAAACTCACCAATGACAGTCACTAGGAGGGAGGCAGTAGTGATGGACTTTCCACTCTGGTCAAACACTTCCACCCTGTAGGTCTCATTTCCCACCGTGTCCAGACGCTTGAGATACAGGGAGCCGTTCCTGAAGAGCTCACACTCACAGACTGTTAGCTGCTTATATGATGATGAGTTCTTGAATTTACCCATTAGGACTCCATTCCCATCTTTCCAGGTCACCTGGTCTTTCTCAGCATTGGGATATCCGGGAATATTGAGCAGAACTGGGTCATTCAGGGCCACATACACGGGATCAATGTCAGCCGCCCAACCTGTGGGATAAAGTAATAGAACAGGCAGTTAGCTGCAAGCGAatgatatagttatatatatatatattccatcagCAAGACATTCTGGGTGATTATTTCACAGTTTCACTCAACAAGACAACAAGCCTAAGAACCATGATACCAACACCAAAACCCAAAAGTACTGGGGcattctccattatggatttgcctagtgcagtcccattaagggtataagtggatattgttacatcccaggtgcaggactttacatttatcaacattgaatctcatttgccacttagctgcccccCAAACATATAGGGGACACTGACCAACACCTGAGAAATCCACACCTTTGtcataaaatgaataaagagttAATCACAGGGATACATGTAAAAAGGCAAGATATAGAGACACCAGTAATTCACTAAAGCTCATTAAGGTAATGCCATGAAATTAGGAGGAATAAGAGGTAAAGTGATGCACAACAGGTACAGTGATGAGTAAATTGTGTGGGACCTATAGTAGGTGTGAGACAGAGGACACAGATAAtatacactccaaaaacatagaaaatagataaaaaaataataataaatcagcaggCTTCGGGTGGTACAAAAATACACCAAGATGAATAATAAACCAGGATATAGTGAACAACAAATACATGTTCTACACAGAACATTATGGGAAATATGTGAAGATACAGACAAGTAATTTATTACACAAAGGTGAATAAGAAACAATCTGGTTCAGAccaaatggactttattgtcggctaattggatgccgccagatcTGAATAagagaggagccctcggctaattggatgccgccagatcttaataagagaggagccctcggctaattggatgccgccagatcttaataagagaggagccctcggctaattggatgccgccagatcttaataagagaggagccctcggctaattggatgccgccaggtcttaataagagaggagccctcggctaattggatgccgccagatcttaataagagaggagccctcggctaattggatgccgccagatcttaataagagaggagccctcggctaattggatgccgccaggtcttaataagagaggagccctcggctaattggatgccgccaggtcttaataagagaggagccctcggctaattggatgccgccagatcttaataagagaggagccaagcaaagggacaagcaaaggggcacgattgttttaCAAAGGATATTGGACTGAAGGCACAAACAGTCAGAAGGGCCAAATGGAAAAGCGTGGCCAGTCAAGCTGGGACAGCACAAGCAGAGTTCATGGAATGGTGGGACAgactaggatcaggattggagagagtagaatagtcagcagacaggcaagggtcaatatcagtaTAATTAAACAGGATTCACTAAGCATACTCAGGCCAGGAACCAGGCAATGAGTTTACATTCAAAGacagtttaaatattttgaatttcacgccaatgcGCGATGATGTCATTACGCCAGcacgtaaaacccggaagtgctcgCCACATGTGCCATAGGAGAGACCGGCACCAGGGAAGAAGGAAGCACGTGGCCACTAGCCCACCAGGGTAAGAATCCTTACACTAATGGAGGATCTGTGCTTTGCCTTCCAGTCCTTgagtgtagtatagacctcatgtgtagtatagacctcatgtgtagtatagacctcatgtgtagaatagacctcgtgtgtagaatagacctcgtgtgtagaatagacctcatatgtagaatagacctcatgtgtagaatagacctcatgtgtagaatagacctcatgtgtagaatagacctcatgtgtagtatagacctcatgtgtagtatagacctcatgtgtagtatagacctcatgtgtagaatagacctcatgtgtagtatagacctcatgtatagtatagacctcatgtgtagaatagacctcatgtgtagtatagacctcatgtgtagtatagacctcatgtgtagaatagacctcatgtgtagtatagacctcatgtgtagtatagacctcatgtgtagtatagacctcatgtgtagaatagacctcgtgtgtagaatagacctcgtgtgtagaatagacctcatatgtagaatagacctcatgtgtagaatagacctcatgtgtagaatagacctcatgtgtagaatagacctcatgtgtagtatagacctcatgtgtagtatagacctcatgtgtagtatagacctcatgtgtagaatagacctcatgtgtagtatagacctcatgtatagtatagacctcatgtgtagaatagacctcatgtgtagtatagacctcatgtgtagtatagacctcatgtgtagaatagacctcatgtgtagtatagacctcatgtatagtatagacctcatgtgtagtatagacctcatgtgtagaatagacctcatgtgtagtatagacctcatgtgtagaatagacctcatgtgtagtatagaccacACGTGTAGTATAGACCACacgtgtagtatagacctcatgtgtagaatagacctcgtgtgtagtatagacctcatgtgtagtatagacctcatgtgtagaatagactcatgtgtagtatagacctcatgtatagtatagacctcatgtgtagtatagacctcatgtgtagtatagacctcatgtatagtatagacctcatgtgtagaatagacctcgtgtgtagtatagacctcgtgtgtagaatagacctcatgtgtaatatagacctcatgtgtagtatagacctcatgtatagtatagacctcatgtgtagtatagacctcatgtgtagtatagacctcatgtgtagtatagacctcatgtgtagtatagacctcatgtgtagaatagacctcatgtgtagaatagacctcatgtgtagtatagacctcatgtgttgtatagacctcatgtgtagtatagacctcatgtgtagaatagacctcatgtgtagaatagacctcatgtgtagaatagacctcatgtgtagaatagacctcatgtgtagaatagacctcatgtgtagtatagacctcatgtgtagtatagacctcatgtgtagaatagacctcatgtgtagaatagacctcatgtgtagtatagacctcatgtgtagaatagacctcatgtgtagtatagacctcatgtgtagaatagacctcatgtgtagaatagacctcatgtgtagaatagacctcatgtgtagtatagacctcatgtgtagaatagacctcatgtgtagaatagacctcatgtgtagtatagacctcatgtgtagtatagacctcatgtgtagtatagacctcatgtgtagaatagacctcatgtgtagtatagacctcatgtgtagaatagacctcatgtgtagaatagacctcatgtgtagaatagacctcatgtgtagaatagacctcatgtgtagtatagacctcatgtgtagaatagacctcatgtgtagtatagacctcatgtgtagaatagacctcatgtgtagtatagacctcatgtgtagaatagacctcatgtgtagtatagaccacacgtgtagtatagacctcatgtatagtatagacctcatgtgtagaatagacctcgtgtgtagtatagacctcatgtgtagtatagacctcatgtgtagaatagacctcatgtgtagtatataCCTCATgtatagtatagacctcatgtgtagtatagacctcatgtgtagtatagacctcatgtatagtatagacctcatgtgtagtatagacctcatgtgtagaatagacctcatgtgtagtatagacctcatgtatagtatagacctcatgtgtagaatagacctcatgtatagtatagacctcatgtgtagaatagacctcgtgtgtagtatagacctcgtgtgtagaatagacctcatgtgtaatatagacctcatgtgtagtatagacctcatgtatagtatagacctcatgtgtagtatagacctcatgtgtagtatagacctcatgtgtagtatagacctcatgtgtagtatagacctcatgtgtagtatagacctcatgtgtagaatagacctcatgtgtagtatagacctcatgtatagtatagacctcatgtgtagaatagacctcatgtgtagtatagacctcatgtgtagtatagacctcatgtgtagaatagacctcatgtgtagaatagacctcatgtgtagaatagacctcatgtgtagaatagacctcatgtgtagtatagacctcatgtatagtatagacctcatgtgtagtatagacctcatgtgtagaatagacctcatgtgtagtatagacctcatgtgtagaatagacctcatgtgtagtatagaccacacgtgtagtatagacctcatgtatagtatagacctcatgtgtagaatagacctcgtgtgtagtatagacctcatgtgtagtatagacctcatgtgtagaatagacctcatgtgtagtatataCCTCATgtatagtatagacctcatgtgtagtatagacctcatgtgtagtatagacctcatgtatagtatagacctcatgtgtagtatagacctcatgtgtagaatagacctcatgtgtagtatagacctcatgtatagtatagacctcatgtgtagaatagacctcatgtatagtatagacctcatgtgtagaatagacctcgtgtgtagtatagacctcgtgtgtagaatagacctcatgtgtaatatagacctcatgtgtagtatagacctcatgtatagtatagacctcatgtgtagtatagacctcatgtgtagtatagacctcatgtgtagtatagacctcatgtgtagtatagacctcatgtgtagtatagacctcatgtgtagaatagacctcatgtgtagtatagacctcatgtatagtatagacctcatgtgtagaatagacctcatgtgtagtatagacctcatgtgtagtatagacctcatgtgtagaatagacctcatgtgtagaataggcctcatgtgtagtatagacctcatgtgtagaatagacctcatgtgtagtatagacctcatgtgtagaatagacctcatgtgtaggatagacctcatgtgtagtatagaccacacgtgtagtatagacctcatgtatagtatagacctcatgtgtagaatagacctcgtgtgtagtatagacctcatgtgtagtatagacctcatgtgtagaatagacctcatgtgtagtatagacctcatgtatagtatagacctcatgtgtagtatagacctcatgtgtagtatagacctcatgtatagtatagacctcatgtgtagtatagacctcatgtgtagaatagacctcatgtgtagtatagacctcatgtgtagaatagacctcatgtgtagtatagacctcatgtgtagaatagacctcatgtgtagaatagacctcatgtgtagaatagacctcatgtgtagtatagacctcatgtgtagaatagacctcatgtgtagaatagacctcatgtgtagaatagacctcatgtgtagtatagacctcatgtgtagaatagacctcatgtatagaatagacctcatgtgtagtatagacctcatgtgtagaatagacctcatgtgtagtatagacctcatgtgtagtatagacctcatgtgtagaatagacctcatgtgtagaatagacctcatgtgtagaatagacctcatgtgtagtatagacctcatgtgtagaatagacctcatgtgtataGACCATGGTAGACCTCATGGTagatagacctcatgtgtagaatagacctcatgtgtagtatagacctcatgtgtagaatagacctcatgtgtagaatagacctcatgtgtagaatagacctcatgtgtagaatagacctcatgtgtagtatagacctcatgtgtagaatagacctcatgtgtagaatagacctcatgtgtagaatagacctcatgtgtagtatagacctcatgtgtagaatagacctcatgtgtagatagacctcatgtgtagaatagacctcatgtgtagaatagacctcatgtgtaagcaaatagacctcatgtgtagtatagacctcatgtgtagaatagacctcatgtgtagaatagacctcatgtgtagaatagacctcatgtgtagtataaacctcatgtgtagaatagacctcatgtgtagaatagacctcatggtAGAAAACCTCattgtgtagaatagacctcatgtgtagaattagacctcatgtgtagtatagtgtagtatagacctcatgtgtagtatagacctgcatgtgtagaatagacctcatgtgtagaatagacctcatgtgtagtatagaccacacgtgtagtatagacctcatgtgtagtatagaccacacgtgtagtatagacctcatgtatagtatagacctcatgtgtagaatagacctcatgtgtagtatagacctcatgtgtagaatagacctcatgtgtagaatagacctcatgtgtagtatagacccacacgtgtagtatagacctcatgtatagtaatagacctcatgtgtagaatagacctcatgtgtagtatagacctcatgtatagtatagacctcatgtgtagtagacctcatgtgtagtatagacctcatgtatagtatagacctcatgtgtagtatagacctcatgtgtagaaacagacctcatgtgtagtatagacctcatgtataGTATAGACCTCTATGTgggtagaatagacctcatgtacTAATAGACCTCATGTATaggtatagacctcatgtgtagaatagacctcgtgtgtagtatagacctcgtGTGGTAGATAGACCTCATGTGaatatagacctcatgtgtagtatagacctcatgtatagtatagacctcatgtgtagtatagacctcatgtgtagtatagacctcatgtgtagtatagacctcatgtgtagtatagacctcatgtgtagtatagacctcatgtgtagaatagacctcatgtgtagtatagacctcatgtatagtatagacctcatgtgtagaatagacctcatgtgtagtatagacctcatgtgtagtatagacctcatgtgtagaatagacctcatgtgtagaatagacctcatgtgtagtatagacctcatgtgtagaatagacctcatgtgtagtatagacctcatgtgtagaatagacctcatgtgtagaatagacctcatgtgtagaatagacctcatgtgtagtatagacctcatgtgtagaatagacctcatgtatagaatagacctcatgtgtagtatagacctcatgtgtagaatagacctcatgtgtagtatagacctcatgtgtagtatagacctcatgtgtagaatagaccacacgtgtagtatagacctcatgtgtagtatagaccacacgtgtagtatagacctcatgtatagtatagacctcatgtgtagtatagacctcatgtatagtatagacctcatgtgtagaatagacctcatgtgtagtatagacctcatgtgtagaatagacctcatgtgtagtatagacctcatgtgtagaatagacctcatgtgtagaatagacctcatgtgtagtatagaccacacgtgtagtatagacctcatgtgtagtatagaccacacgtgtagtatagacctcatgtatagtatagacctcatgtgtagaatagacctcatgtgtagtatagacctcatgtgtagaatagacctcatgtgtagaatagacctcatgtgtagtatagaccacacgtgtagtatagacctcatgtatagtatagacctcatgtgtagaatagacctcatgtgtagtatagacctcatgtatagtatagacctcatgtgtagaatagacctcatgtgtagtatagacctcatgtgtagaatagacctcatgtgtagtatagacctcatgtgtagaatagacctcatgtgtagaatagacctcatgtgtagtatagaccacacgtgtagtatagacctcatgtgtagtatagaccacacgtgtagtatagacctcatgtatagtatagacctcatgtgtagaatagacctcatgtgtagtatagacctcatgtgtagaatagacctcatgtgtagaatagacctcatgtgtagtatagaccacacgtgtagtatagacctcatgtatagtatagacctcatgtgtagaatagacctcatgtgtagtatagacctcatgtatagtatagacctcatgtgtagtatagacctcatgtgtagtatagacctcatgtatagtatagacctcatgtgtagtatagacctcatgtgtagaacagacctcatgtgtagtatagacctcatgtatagtatagacctcatgtgtagaatagacctcatgtatagtatagacctcatgtgtagaatagacctcgtgtgtagtatagacctcgtgtgtagaatagacctcatgtgtaatatagacctcatgtgtagtatagacctcatgtatagtatagacctcatgtgtagtatagacctcatgtgtagtatagacctcatgtgtagtatagacctcatgtgtagtatagacctcatgtgtagtatagacctcatgtgtagaatagacctcatgtgtagtatagacctca
Proteins encoded in this region:
- the LOC121399783 gene encoding T-cell surface antigen CD2-like isoform X5 — protein: MCLLLVLLLCVLMSLPKGWAADIDPVYVALNDPVLLNIPGYPNAEKDQVTWKDGNGVLMGKFKNSSSYKQLTVCECELFRNGSLYLKRLDTVGNETYRVEVFDQSGKSITTASLLVTVIVPVSDPVLELSCESEERAVLTCRAPSGTDPVYSWTIYEGNIGHLTVNEDHLIFSLPFSVSVSCTARNDVSESTRRVSLPFVSCSVPVSDPVLEVSCLTNGSALVSCKVESGTNPFYSLIHNGKTVYENSSSPLVNVSLPLSSPGNISCSVRNRFSTKETGVQGRYCPVAGGVAVGHIVFKMAVFVLYSSLLGSMLLTLLRMRRDEGQQTIYINDIGNLQIRQ